GCCCGCGTGGCGGCCCTCACGGCCCGGGGCATCACCCCCGGCCTGGGCACCCTGCTGGTCGGCGACGACCCGGGGAGCCGCTGGTACGTCAACGGCAAGCACAAGGACTGCGCCGAGGTCGGCATCGCCTCGATCCAGCGCGAACTGCCCGCGACGGCCTCCCAGGAGGACATCGAAGCGGTCGTCCGTGAACTCAACGCGAACCCCGAGTGCACGGGGTACATCGTCCAACTGCCGCTCCCCAAGGGCATCGACACCAACCGCGTGCTCGAACTGATGGACCCGGCGAAGGACGCCGACGGCCTGCACCCGATGTCGCTCGGGCGGCTGGTGCTGAACGAGCCGGGTCCGCTGCCGTGCACTCCGTACGGGATCGTGGAGCTGCTCCGGCACCACGGGGTGGAGATCAACGGCGCGCACGTGGTGGTGCTCGGCCGCGGGATCACCGTCGGCCGGTCCATCGGGCTGCTGCTGACCCGCAAGTCGGAGAACGCGACCGTGACGCTGTGCCACACCGGTACGCGTGACCTGCCCGCCCTGCTGCGGCAGGCGGACATCGTGGTGGCGGCGGCGGGCGTCCCGCACCTGGTCAAGCCCGAGGACGTGAAGCCGGGGGCGGCGGTCCTCGACGTCGGCGTGAGCCGGGACGAGCACGGGAAGATCGTCGGGGACGTGCACCCGGGGGTCGCGGAGGTGGCCGCGTGGCTGTCCCCGAACCCGGGCGGCGTCGGTCCGATGACGCGGGCGCAGCTGCTGGTGAATGTGGTGGAGGCGGCGGAGCGGCTGGTTCCGGCGGCGGAGACCGCGTGAGCACGCCGGAGCCGTCCGCCCACAAGGGGTCCGGCCAGGAGCCGGGCGGTACGCGGCCGTCGCGCCGCCCGCCCGCCGTCACGCTCGACACCGCCCGGCCCGAGGGCGGTGGCCGCGCGGCGCCCGGAGGCGCGCCCGCGCCCGCGCGTCAGTGGCCGATGCTCAGCGTGCTCGGGGCCACCGCCGCCGGGCTGCTCATCACCGCGCTCGGGTACTCCCGGGTCGGCTGCCTGCTCATCGGGGTGGCGCTGGTCGCCGCCGCGGTGCTGCGGCGGGTGCTGCCGTCCGTGGGGATGCTCGCGGTCCGGTCCCGCTTCACGGACATGGTCACCTACGGCCTCCTCGGCGTCGCGATCATCCTGCTCACGCTGGTGACGGAGCCGAAGCCGTGGCTGGAGATCCCGTTCCTGACGGACGCGGTGCGGTTCACGGTCCGCTGAGCGCCGGTCCGCCGGGCGCGGGTGCGCCGAGCGCCGCCAGGGTGGCCAGGGTCGCCGCGATGGCGGGCTGGGCCTTGGCGCCCGTACGGACCAGCGCCTCGATGGTCCGGCCGCGCCCCGGCAGCGTGAGCACCGCGGTGCCGGGCGGCGGGCTGCCGCACAGCAGCTTCGGCAGGATCGTCACCGCGTGCCCGGTGGCCACCAGCCACAGCGCCCCGCGCAGGTCCCCGCAGTCGTGCTCGATCCTGGGGGTGAACCCGGCGTTGCGGCAGGCGTGCAGCAGCATCTCGCGGCAGCTGCTGGGCGGCGGCGCGGCGATCCACGCCCGGTCGCGCAGGGCCGCGAGCCCGTCCCGCTCCACGGCCGGACGCAGCGCCTCCGGGAACGCCAGGCAGAGCGGGTCGTCGAACAGGGGCACCGAGGTGGTGCCGATCGCGGGCGGCTCGCCGAGCAGGTGGTAGTGGTAGGTGACGGCCAGGTCCAGCTCGCGCCGGCGCAGCCGCGGCACCGCGTCCTCCGGTTCGGCCTGGACGATCCGGGGCCGCAGCAGCGGGTGACGGCGGGCCAGTTCCGCGACGAGCGGGGCCGCGACAGGCCCCAGCGCGCTCGGCGCGCAGCCGATGCTCAGCTCCCCGCTGAGGTCGTCGTCGAGCGCCCGTACCGCCCCCTCGGCCCGCTCCAGCGCGGCCAGGACGTGCTCGCACTCGGCCGCGAGGGCCGCCCCGGCCGCCGTGAGCCGCAGTCCGCGCCCCTCGCGCCGCATGAGGGAGGCGCCCGCCTCGGTCTCCAGGGCCCGCAGTTGCTGGGACACGGCGGAGGGGGTCACGCCGTGGAGATCGGCGACCGCGGTCACCTTTCCGTGTTGTGCCAGGTCACGAAGGATCACCATGCGCTTCACATCAAGCATGAGTTCATCTTAATGA
This is a stretch of genomic DNA from Streptomyces sp. NBC_00536. It encodes these proteins:
- a CDS encoding bifunctional methylenetetrahydrofolate dehydrogenase/methenyltetrahydrofolate cyclohydrolase, with the protein product MTAQILDGKATASAIKSELTARVAALTARGITPGLGTLLVGDDPGSRWYVNGKHKDCAEVGIASIQRELPATASQEDIEAVVRELNANPECTGYIVQLPLPKGIDTNRVLELMDPAKDADGLHPMSLGRLVLNEPGPLPCTPYGIVELLRHHGVEINGAHVVVLGRGITVGRSIGLLLTRKSENATVTLCHTGTRDLPALLRQADIVVAAAGVPHLVKPEDVKPGAAVLDVGVSRDEHGKIVGDVHPGVAEVAAWLSPNPGGVGPMTRAQLLVNVVEAAERLVPAAETA
- a CDS encoding DUF3017 domain-containing protein, with the translated sequence MSTPEPSAHKGSGQEPGGTRPSRRPPAVTLDTARPEGGGRAAPGGAPAPARQWPMLSVLGATAAGLLITALGYSRVGCLLIGVALVAAAVLRRVLPSVGMLAVRSRFTDMVTYGLLGVAIILLTLVTEPKPWLEIPFLTDAVRFTVR
- a CDS encoding LysR family transcriptional regulator — translated: MLDVKRMVILRDLAQHGKVTAVADLHGVTPSAVSQQLRALETEAGASLMRREGRGLRLTAAGAALAAECEHVLAALERAEGAVRALDDDLSGELSIGCAPSALGPVAAPLVAELARRHPLLRPRIVQAEPEDAVPRLRRRELDLAVTYHYHLLGEPPAIGTTSVPLFDDPLCLAFPEALRPAVERDGLAALRDRAWIAAPPPSSCREMLLHACRNAGFTPRIEHDCGDLRGALWLVATGHAVTILPKLLCGSPPPGTAVLTLPGRGRTIEALVRTGAKAQPAIAATLATLAALGAPAPGGPALSGP